The sequence TATAAACCAAGGTTCCCAGAATTGGAAACACTTCTAACAAATCCAATAGATTTTATTGAAGTtcttaaattattagaGGAAAATATTACTGAAATTTCAAACGATGACTATATAGCTACTCTGTTAGAGAATGAATCCAATATCAGTTCTGAGAAAAGGTTGGTTGTTATTATGTCAATCAAAACATGTTTCAATAGCTCATTCATATTTACAGAGGATGCTAGAGGGAAACTGAGTTCAGTACTGGAACTCTTAAAcattttaatgaattcgAAAACAGAGGCAGTTCAGTATTTGTCATCAAAAATTGGAACCATTGCACCTAACCTATCCACATTAATAGGAACTTCCATTGCCTCCCTTTTGATCTCACACACAGGCAGTATCCTCGAACTGAGCAAAGTCCCTAGTTGCAACCTTGCTTCTATTGgtaagaaaaaatattcatcatcAGCGCAACATATTACCTCTGTTAGTGGTGTACGCCAAGAGGGATACATTTATAACTCGGAATTAATACAAAATATGCCAATTTCGACACATAAGCAATTATTACGTATGCTATGTGCAAAAGTCTCGCTAGCGGCGAGGGTTGATGCTGGCTTACAGATAGCAGCGGACACGAGAACCGACAACAGTCTGGGGATCAAATGGAAGGAAGAGATTCTAGATAAAGTCCGTAAATTGAACGAAGCACCAAACATTGCACTAGTGAAACCTTTGCCAGTACCTCAGGATAGcaacaagaaaaagagaTCAGGCCGTAGGTTTAGAAAGTACAAGGAACAGTTCCAATTGTCGAACATACGAAAGTTACAGAACCGTATGGAGTTTGGGAAAGAAGAACAAACGTACATGGACAGCACTGGGGAAGAAGTAGGCTTGGGtatgataaa comes from Tetrapisispora phaffii CBS 4417 chromosome 4, complete genome and encodes:
- the PRP31 gene encoding U4/U6-U5 snRNP complex subunit PRP31 (similar to Saccharomyces cerevisiae PRP31 (YGR091W); ancestral locus Anc_3.429), yielding MEEEDFFKDLENDLKGSDNEVGSEVGLEVEMHGANVDSDIENPIEYLKEFLNGKKCLLIKDLEAMRNHEILNVINEYNVTIKLLDRIKLENGIVEVASILNKYSKIIQEESSNVFAYIKILYKPRFPELETLLTNPIDFIEVLKLLEENITEISNDDYIATLLENESNISSEKRLVVIMSIKTCFNSSFIFTEDARGKLSSVLELLNILMNSKTEAVQYLSSKIGTIAPNLSTLIGTSIASLLISHTGSILELSKVPSCNLASIGKKKYSSSAQHITSVSGVRQEGYIYNSELIQNMPISTHKQLLRMLCAKVSLAARVDAGLQIAADTRTDNSLGIKWKEEILDKVRKLNEAPNIALVKPLPVPQDSNKKKRSGRRFRKYKEQFQLSNIRKLQNRMEFGKEEQTYMDSTGEEVGLGMINLSLKEASGMAQGITKRTNNSAKLTKKLKHRLQDANMQTEDYINSLSNTLNQ